The proteins below are encoded in one region of Candidatus Neomarinimicrobiota bacterium:
- the wecB gene encoding UDP-N-acetylglucosamine 2-epimerase (non-hydrolyzing), whose product MKIVTIIGARPQFVKASVISKALRETGHTEILVNTGQHYDDNMARIFFEEMGIPKPDYDLGVGSGTHASQTAGSLVGIEEILLNEKPDFIIVFGDTNATLAGALAAAKLHIKIVHIEAGLRSYNREMPEEINRVVTDVLSNLLFVPTQVAAENLKKEGITAGIHVVGDVMVDALMTYTKVAEQRSCILNDLKLEKNEFLLMTIHRPSNADHDDRLLSILKEVSSINLPVIFPIHPRSRPRVEKLISQTAGNIRIIDPVGYLDMMMLEKYSRTIITDSGGVQKEAYLHKTPCLTVRGETEWVETVRDGWNYIVGDHLEKIPILSNDFPAPVQWNPHYGDGHASDKIVRLLEETLV is encoded by the coding sequence ATGAAAATTGTTACTATTATTGGTGCCCGTCCCCAGTTCGTAAAGGCCTCAGTTATCTCAAAAGCTCTACGAGAAACCGGTCATACTGAAATCCTGGTTAATACGGGACAGCACTATGATGACAACATGGCGCGCATCTTTTTTGAGGAAATGGGCATCCCCAAACCAGATTATGATCTGGGTGTAGGATCGGGAACCCATGCTTCCCAGACAGCTGGCTCTCTTGTTGGCATTGAAGAGATACTCCTAAATGAAAAGCCTGATTTTATCATCGTGTTTGGTGATACCAACGCCACACTAGCAGGAGCATTGGCCGCCGCAAAACTTCACATAAAAATTGTACATATCGAGGCGGGCCTGCGATCCTACAATCGCGAAATGCCTGAAGAAATAAACCGAGTTGTCACCGATGTACTTTCAAATCTTTTATTTGTCCCGACTCAGGTTGCAGCGGAGAATCTGAAGAAAGAGGGGATAACTGCAGGGATTCATGTTGTTGGTGATGTCATGGTGGATGCCTTAATGACATATACGAAAGTTGCAGAGCAGAGATCATGCATTCTAAATGATTTGAAACTGGAAAAGAATGAGTTTCTGCTCATGACCATCCATCGACCCTCCAATGCTGACCATGATGATAGATTGCTGTCCATTCTGAAGGAAGTTTCAAGCATTAATCTACCCGTCATTTTCCCGATACACCCTCGCAGTCGGCCCAGAGTAGAAAAGCTAATCAGTCAAACCGCCGGGAATATCAGGATCATTGATCCCGTAGGATATTTGGATATGATGATGCTTGAAAAATATTCCAGGACTATTATCACTGATTCTGGTGGAGTCCAGAAGGAGGCTTATTTGCATAAGACACCTTGCCTCACAGTACGAGGGGAAACCGAATGGGTGGAAACCGTAAGGGATGGATGGAATTATATTGTGGGAGATCATCTGGAGAAAATCCCCATTTTGTCAAATGATTTCCCGGCACCAGTGCA